The following proteins come from a genomic window of Pseudomonas sp. J452:
- a CDS encoding VOC family protein, which yields MRPSLTHIALHVPDLQACIDFYEQFCGMRIIHERAGKGSKIVWMAEPGKEHQFIFVIMPGGSERHLAADDYSHFGFALDSRQQVDTVAEQAELAGCLIWAPREEPYPVGYYCGLRDPAGNYVEFSYGQPLGPGSEHLPIP from the coding sequence ATGCGCCCTAGCCTGACCCATATCGCCCTGCATGTGCCCGACTTGCAGGCCTGTATCGACTTCTATGAGCAATTCTGCGGCATGCGCATCATCCATGAGCGAGCCGGCAAGGGCTCGAAAATCGTGTGGATGGCCGAGCCGGGCAAGGAGCACCAGTTCATCTTCGTGATCATGCCCGGCGGAAGCGAGCGCCACCTAGCGGCGGACGACTACAGCCATTTCGGCTTCGCCCTGGACAGTCGTCAACAGGTCGACACAGTGGCCGAGCAAGCCGAACTGGCAGGCTGCCTGATCTGGGCTCCGCGTGAGGAACCCTACCCTGTCGGCTACTACTGCGGATTGCGCGACCCCGCCGGTAACTATGTCGAATTCAGCTATGGCCAGCCACTCGGGCCTGGTTCCGAGCACCTGCCAATCCCCTGA
- the galU gene encoding UTP--glucose-1-phosphate uridylyltransferase GalU → MIKKCLFPAAGYGTRFLPATKAMPKEMLPVVNKPLIQYGVEEALEAGLTEIAMVTGRGKRALEDHFDISYELEHQIQGTDKEKYLVGIRRLIDECSFAYTRQVEMKGLGHAILSGRPLIGDEPFAVVLADDLCLNLEGDGVLQQMVKLYNQFRCSIVAIQEVPPEETSKYGVISGEMIRDDIYRVNTMVEKPKPEDAPSNLAIIGRYILTPDIFELIEKTEPGKGGEIQITDALMKQAQDGCVIAYKFKGKRFDCGGAEGYIDATNFCFEHLYKTGRAY, encoded by the coding sequence ATGATCAAGAAATGTCTCTTCCCGGCTGCCGGCTATGGCACCCGCTTTCTCCCCGCAACCAAGGCCATGCCCAAGGAAATGCTGCCAGTGGTCAACAAGCCACTGATCCAGTACGGCGTTGAGGAGGCCTTGGAAGCAGGCCTGACTGAAATTGCCATGGTCACCGGCCGCGGCAAGCGTGCCCTGGAAGACCATTTCGACATCAGCTACGAGCTGGAGCACCAGATCCAGGGCACCGACAAGGAAAAATACCTGGTCGGTATCCGTCGCCTGATCGATGAGTGCAGCTTTGCCTATACCCGTCAGGTCGAAATGAAGGGCCTGGGTCACGCCATCCTCAGCGGCCGCCCGCTGATTGGTGACGAACCATTCGCCGTGGTTCTGGCCGACGACCTGTGCCTCAACCTCGAAGGTGATGGCGTGTTGCAGCAGATGGTCAAGCTGTACAACCAGTTCCGCTGCTCCATCGTGGCCATCCAGGAAGTGCCGCCGGAGGAAACCTCGAAATATGGCGTGATTTCTGGCGAGATGATCCGCGATGACATCTACCGGGTGAACACCATGGTCGAGAAGCCGAAGCCGGAAGACGCGCCGTCCAACCTGGCGATCATCGGTCGCTATATCCTCACCCCGGACATCTTCGAGCTGATCGAGAAGACCGAGCCGGGCAAGGGTGGCGAGATTCAGATCACCGATGCGCTGATGAAACAGGCTCAGGATGGTTGCGTGATCGCCTACAAGTTCAAGGGCAAGCGTTTTGACTGCGGTGGCGCGGAAGGCTACATCGACGCGACCAACTTCTGCTTCGAACACCTGTACAAGACCGGCCGGGCCTACTGA
- a CDS encoding OmpA family protein → MKLKNTLGVVIGSLIAASSLNVLAQGQGAVEIEGFAKKEFFDSARDFDNNGNLFGASVGYFLTDAVELRLGYDEVHNARSDDGRNIKGSNTALDALYHFNAPGDTLRPYVSAGFSDQSIGQNGNSGRNGSTFANLGGGAKMYFTENFYARAGVEAQYNIDQGDTEWAPSVGIGLNFGGGSKPAPAVEPVADVCSDSDNDGVCDNVDKCPDTPANTTVDADGCPAVAEVVRVELDVKFDFDKAQVKEESYGDIKNLADFMNQYPQTATTVEGHTDSVGTDAYNQKLSERRANAVRDVLVNQYSVGAERVNSVGYGESRPVADNASEAGRAVNRRVEAEVEAQAK, encoded by the coding sequence ATGAAACTGAAAAATACCTTGGGCGTAGTCATCGGCTCGCTGATCGCTGCTTCTTCGCTGAATGTACTGGCACAAGGCCAAGGCGCTGTAGAAATCGAAGGCTTTGCCAAGAAAGAGTTCTTCGATAGCGCCCGCGACTTCGACAACAACGGCAACCTGTTCGGCGCCTCCGTTGGCTACTTCCTGACCGATGCCGTTGAACTGCGTCTGGGCTACGACGAAGTACACAACGCCCGTAGCGACGACGGCCGTAACATCAAAGGCTCCAACACCGCTCTGGATGCCCTGTACCATTTCAACGCTCCGGGCGACACCCTGCGCCCGTACGTATCCGCTGGTTTCTCTGATCAGAGCATCGGCCAGAACGGCAACAGCGGCCGTAACGGCTCCACCTTCGCCAACCTGGGCGGCGGTGCCAAGATGTACTTCACCGAGAATTTCTACGCCCGTGCTGGTGTTGAAGCTCAGTACAACATCGACCAGGGCGACACCGAGTGGGCCCCGAGCGTTGGTATCGGCCTGAACTTCGGTGGCGGCTCCAAGCCGGCTCCGGCCGTTGAGCCAGTAGCTGACGTGTGCAGCGACAGCGACAACGACGGCGTTTGCGACAACGTCGACAAGTGCCCGGACACCCCGGCCAACACCACCGTTGACGCCGATGGCTGCCCGGCTGTTGCTGAAGTGGTTCGTGTTGAACTGGACGTGAAGTTCGACTTCGACAAGGCCCAGGTCAAAGAAGAAAGCTACGGTGATATCAAGAACCTGGCTGACTTCATGAACCAGTACCCGCAAACCGCTACCACCGTGGAAGGTCACACCGACTCCGTGGGTACCGACGCCTACAACCAGAAACTGTCCGAGCGTCGTGCCAACGCAGTTCGTGATGTTCTGGTCAACCAGTACAGCGTTGGCGCCGAGCGCGTTAACTCGGTCGGTTACGGCGAGTCCCGCCCGGTTGCAGACAACGCTAGCGAAGCTGGCCGCGCTGTTAACCGTCGCGTAGAAGCTGAAGTAGAAGCTCAGGCCAAGTAA
- the sigX gene encoding RNA polymerase sigma factor SigX, giving the protein MNTGQSLSMRYDPRELSDEELVQRAHVELFHVTRAYEELMRRYQRTLFNVCARYLGNERDADDVCQEVMLKVLYGLKNFEGKSKFKTWLYSITYNECITQYRKERRKRRLLDALSLDPLEEASEEKTPKAEERGGLDRWLVHVNPIDREILVLRFVAELEFQEIADIMHMGLSATKMRYKRALDRLREKFAGVDET; this is encoded by the coding sequence TTGAATACAGGCCAATCGCTATCAATGCGTTACGACCCGCGCGAACTCTCGGATGAGGAGTTGGTGCAGCGGGCGCATGTCGAGCTGTTTCACGTCACTCGCGCATACGAAGAACTCATGCGGCGCTACCAGCGCACCCTGTTCAATGTGTGTGCCCGCTATTTGGGTAATGAGCGTGATGCGGATGATGTTTGTCAGGAAGTCATGCTCAAGGTTCTGTATGGCCTGAAGAACTTCGAAGGCAAGTCCAAGTTCAAGACATGGCTATATAGCATCACTTATAACGAATGCATTACCCAATATCGCAAAGAGCGCCGCAAGCGCCGTTTGCTTGATGCGCTAAGTCTCGATCCGCTGGAAGAGGCCTCCGAAGAGAAGACCCCCAAAGCCGAAGAGCGTGGTGGTCTCGATCGCTGGCTGGTGCATGTCAATCCAATAGACCGGGAGATCCTGGTTTTGCGTTTTGTCGCCGAACTGGAGTTCCAGGAAATTGCCGACATCATGCATATGGGCCTCAGCGCAACCAAAATGCGCTACAAGCGCGCACTTGATCGTCTGCGCGAGAAATTTGCTGGCGTCGACGAAACTTAG
- a CDS encoding mechanosensitive ion channel family protein, with product MEFDPWTQSLVNAMSSVWAPIAGFIPRLFGALVVVLLGFVVAKLLDTLLSKLLAKVGLDRLMSGTGLTKMLSRVGIQVPVSTLIGKIVYWFVLLIFLVSAAESLGLDRVSATLDVLALYLPKVLGAAAIMLAGVLLAQLLSGIVRGAAEGVGLDYAAGLGRVAQGLVIIISISVAIGQLEVKTELLNNVIAIVLISIGLAIALALGLGSRDIAGQILAGIYVRELYEVGQQVKVGEVEGQIEEIGTVKTVLLTEDGELVSLANRTLLEQHVSSR from the coding sequence ATGGAATTCGACCCCTGGACTCAAAGTCTCGTTAACGCCATGAGCTCGGTGTGGGCTCCTATCGCCGGCTTCATCCCGCGCCTGTTCGGTGCGCTGGTGGTGGTGCTGCTCGGTTTCGTGGTGGCGAAGCTGCTCGATACCTTGCTCTCCAAGCTTCTGGCCAAGGTTGGCCTGGATCGCCTGATGTCGGGTACCGGGCTGACCAAAATGCTCTCCCGTGTGGGCATTCAGGTGCCGGTTTCGACCCTGATCGGCAAAATCGTCTACTGGTTCGTCCTGCTGATCTTCCTGGTTTCCGCCGCCGAGTCCCTCGGGCTGGACCGCGTATCCGCCACCCTCGACGTACTCGCCCTGTACCTGCCGAAAGTTCTCGGCGCGGCAGCCATCATGCTGGCCGGTGTGCTGTTGGCTCAGCTGCTCAGTGGCATTGTCCGCGGCGCCGCGGAAGGCGTTGGTCTGGACTACGCCGCCGGCCTGGGGCGCGTTGCCCAGGGGCTGGTGATCATTATCAGCATCTCGGTGGCCATCGGTCAGCTGGAAGTGAAAACCGAACTGCTCAACAACGTGATCGCCATCGTGTTGATCTCCATTGGCTTGGCTATCGCCCTGGCTTTGGGACTGGGCAGTCGCGATATCGCCGGGCAGATCCTCGCCGGCATTTATGTGCGCGAACTCTATGAAGTCGGGCAACAAGTGAAGGTGGGTGAGGTCGAAGGGCAGATCGAGGAGATTGGTACGGTAAAAACCGTACTCCTGACCGAGGACGGGGAGCTGGTCTCGCTGGCTAACCGCACCCTGCTCGAGCAGCACGTCAGCAGTCGCTGA